Within Desulfobacter sp., the genomic segment TGAAAACATCCGTCAGGCGGTTGTGGCATCAAAGATTGCCCATAAAACCTCCAGGGCGGCCAACCATGTCACCCTAAGCCTGGGTGCAGGATCAATTATTCCTTTTGATGGAATAACCCCGGACCTATTCGTCGAATATGTGGACAAGGCCTTATATTCAGCCAAAGAACAGGGCCGGAACCAGGTAACGCCTGCGGACCTTCAGATATAACCGGCGGCCATTGGCCGTCCATGCCGGATCAGGGGGCTTTATTGTCATCACCGGTAGCGGTCGTAAATCCTGACCAGGGTGCCGTCATCCTTTAATTTTTTTAGTACGCCGTTAATCCGGTCAATTAAGGTTGAATACAAAGATATCTTGCTAATGAGCATCCGGTAGGATACAGGCGTCCTGTTCATGGGCCGGGGCAGTTCCAGCAAGACATCTGCATATCCGTGCTTTTTTATCAGATACCGGGTCTGCACATTGTTCCGGACGGCGGCATCGTATATCCCGTCCCTTAATAACCTGAAAATCGCCGGATAGGTCAATTCGAAACTCAGATCCATCCCCTTTAGATTGGTTTCGGCCCAGCCGCTGCCAAGAATGTCGATGAGGCGGAACCCTTCAAGGTCTTTAGGGGTTTCAACCCGTTTAAGTGCATCCAGTCTGGGATTTCCTGCCCCCGTAAATATTTTGAAGTCCATCTGGACCACGGGGTACGCCGTGGGGAGGGTATAATTCAGCCGCTTGGCGGTACTGATGGTGCACATCCCGTCGGCCATGCCGTGTTCCACCATGAGCTGGGCTCTTTTCCATGGAAACCCCTGGTGGTCAACATCCATGTCCAGTTCCTTGAACACCATATTGACGACATCAACGAACAACCCTTTCATCTGCCCGTTTTCACACCAGCTGAAGGGTTCAAACTGATCAAAATAAACAAACCGGACCGTTTCCCGGGCAGACACCGGTGAATACAGAGACAAAATACAATTTAGGATTCCCAAAAGGATTGCCACCTTCAGGCAAGTCTTCATTTTCGCCCCGCTAAATTAATGGATTGGACATATAGCCGCACTCAAAATGCTTTACCATTAATGACTGTTCCAGGCAAATGATTCCACAGACAATATCCCTTGGCGTCCAGCAGGCACCAGAGGCCATTCATTAATCCTGCCCGGGGGACGCCATGAACCTGCGGTATGCCAGCACCGCCTTGATCTCCCCGTAGGAGACATCATCCGCCAGCCGGGTCTTGATCTGGGTCAGGGAGAGCCCGTCCGAAACCACCGCTTCAACGGCGGCCTGGGTTTCAGGGGCCACCAGGCGGTCGATGTCGAGTTCACCGGTTTCAACGTAATGGCAGAGGTGGCCATGGATGGTGCTAAAGGCAAGACCGCGCTCCTCTGCAATCTCTTCAGCAGACATGCCCTGGGAAAAAAAAGCCAGGGTAACC encodes:
- a CDS encoding transporter substrate-binding domain-containing protein — encoded protein: MSLYSPVSARETVRFVYFDQFEPFSWCENGQMKGLFVDVVNMVFKELDMDVDHQGFPWKRAQLMVEHGMADGMCTISTAKRLNYTLPTAYPVVQMDFKIFTGAGNPRLDALKRVETPKDLEGFRLIDILGSGWAETNLKGMDLSFELTYPAIFRLLRDGIYDAAVRNNVQTRYLIKKHGYADVLLELPRPMNRTPVSYRMLISKISLYSTLIDRINGVLKKLKDDGTLVRIYDRYR